A region from the Phycisphaerales bacterium genome encodes:
- the recG gene encoding ATP-dependent DNA helicase RecG: MTRKAEVQRPQTADRQEPREGDVSPITLTTSVANVRGITPAVARALKGMGLHNVGTLIAHIPLRHEFVGGEATIAQLEGPRPPTHTRHAPATAPATNPNPSHSNASNATEGDDGGSRVGQIVTARAEVIATRPVRTGRRPRLEVILDDGTGRLDIVFFGMLYLADRLKPGEWVKVEGKLQRRGPGLQMVNPRVEASSPRGEIGPRENASPRDNAGHRDDADATSDADDAGHIRPVYPATESLPSARIARAISRVLDHALPLIEDHFDDAYRAEKSLPPLREAYRMLHRPVTMDETLAARRRLAYDELFLLQLGVAMKRSHLRVTMKAPALRHNAAIDRHIRDRLPFTLTKAQDSVVADLVRDLTSDTPTNRLIQGDVGSGKTAVAVYAMLMGVADGHQASLMAPTEILAEQHFATISRLLEGSRVRVALLTGSTPTRANRESLLARLAAGEIDILIGTHALLTQGVEYKSLAVAIVDEQHRFGVSQRATLRAKGKETGVVPHVIVMTATPIPRTLAITLFGDLDVSTIAGLPPGRKPVKTRVATNTQRTMVYAEVLRRLNQGEQAFIVAPAIDGKPASDTKAVRDLVKELEAHIPGKRLAAMHGDLSRDTRDAIMERFRLGQIDALVATTVIEVGVDIPNATIMIVEDADRFGLAQLHQLRGRVGRGDKPSLCVLIADVKGDDAQARLQVLETSNDGFVIAEKDFELRGPGELFGTRQSGLMPFKVADLARDVDLLAMARRDAAQWIVASPRLRNPAEALLRRRLLKAHGEWLGLADVG; the protein is encoded by the coding sequence ATGACGCGCAAGGCCGAGGTGCAACGCCCGCAGACCGCGGATCGTCAGGAGCCGCGCGAAGGCGACGTTTCGCCGATCACGCTCACGACGAGCGTCGCCAATGTCCGCGGCATCACCCCCGCCGTGGCTCGCGCGCTCAAGGGCATGGGCCTCCACAACGTCGGCACGCTCATCGCCCACATTCCACTTCGCCATGAGTTCGTCGGGGGCGAGGCGACGATCGCGCAACTCGAGGGGCCACGCCCCCCCACCCACACGCGGCACGCCCCGGCCACCGCCCCGGCGACGAATCCAAATCCATCTCACTCGAACGCATCCAACGCAACCGAGGGTGATGACGGTGGGAGCCGCGTCGGGCAGATCGTCACCGCGCGGGCCGAGGTCATCGCCACGCGACCCGTGCGCACCGGTCGCCGCCCACGCCTCGAAGTCATCCTCGACGACGGCACGGGGCGGCTCGACATCGTCTTCTTCGGCATGCTCTACCTCGCCGATCGCCTCAAGCCCGGCGAGTGGGTCAAGGTCGAGGGGAAACTCCAACGGCGGGGCCCGGGCTTGCAGATGGTGAACCCGCGCGTCGAGGCGTCGAGTCCTCGCGGCGAGATTGGCCCGCGCGAAAATGCAAGTCCTCGCGACAATGCAGGACATCGCGACGATGCCGACGCCACCAGCGACGCCGACGACGCCGGGCACATCCGCCCCGTCTATCCCGCGACCGAGAGTCTCCCCTCCGCACGCATCGCCAGGGCCATCTCCCGCGTCCTCGACCACGCGCTCCCGCTGATCGAGGACCACTTCGACGACGCGTATCGCGCCGAGAAATCACTCCCGCCGCTGCGTGAGGCGTATCGCATGCTCCATCGCCCCGTGACGATGGACGAGACGCTCGCGGCGCGCCGGCGACTGGCGTACGACGAACTCTTCCTCCTGCAACTCGGCGTCGCGATGAAGCGCTCGCACCTGCGCGTCACGATGAAGGCCCCGGCCCTCAGGCACAACGCCGCCATCGATCGGCATATCCGCGATCGCCTGCCCTTCACGCTCACCAAAGCCCAGGACAGCGTCGTCGCCGACCTCGTTCGCGATCTCACGAGTGACACGCCGACGAATCGCTTGATCCAAGGCGATGTGGGTTCCGGCAAGACCGCCGTTGCGGTCTACGCGATGCTGATGGGCGTCGCCGACGGGCACCAGGCCTCGCTCATGGCGCCCACCGAGATCCTCGCCGAGCAGCACTTCGCCACGATCTCGCGCCTTCTCGAGGGCTCGCGCGTCCGCGTTGCGCTCCTGACCGGAAGCACGCCGACGCGCGCCAATCGCGAGTCCCTCCTCGCGCGGCTCGCCGCGGGCGAGATCGACATCCTCATCGGCACGCACGCGCTCCTCACCCAGGGCGTCGAGTACAAGTCGCTCGCCGTCGCGATCGTCGATGAGCAGCACCGCTTTGGCGTCTCGCAGCGCGCCACGCTCCGCGCGAAGGGCAAGGAGACCGGCGTCGTACCCCACGTCATCGTCATGACCGCGACGCCCATCCCACGCACGCTCGCGATCACGCTCTTTGGCGATCTCGATGTCTCGACGATCGCCGGGCTCCCGCCGGGGCGGAAGCCCGTCAAGACCCGCGTCGCGACCAACACGCAGCGCACCATGGTCTATGCCGAGGTCCTCCGCCGCCTCAACCAGGGCGAGCAGGCCTTCATCGTTGCCCCTGCGATCGATGGCAAGCCCGCGAGCGACACCAAGGCCGTGCGCGATCTTGTGAAGGAACTCGAGGCCCACATTCCGGGCAAGCGTCTCGCCGCGATGCATGGCGATCTCTCCCGCGACACGCGCGACGCCATCATGGAGCGATTCCGCCTCGGGCAGATCGACGCTCTCGTCGCCACCACCGTCATCGAGGTCGGCGTCGACATCCCCAACGCCACCATCATGATCGTCGAGGACGCCGACCGCTTCGGGCTTGCCCAACTCCACCAACTCCGCGGACGCGTCGGGCGCGGCGACAAGCCCTCGCTCTGCGTCCTCATCGCCGATGTCAAAGGCGACGACGCCCAGGCGCGACTCCAGGTCCTTGAAACCTCCAACGATGGCTTCGTCATCGCCGAGAAGGACTTCGAACTGCGTGGACCTGGCGAACTCTTCGGCACGCGCCAGTCCGGCCTCATGCCCTTCAAGGTCGCCGACCTCGCGCGCGACGTCGATCTTCTCGCCATGGCCCGGCGCGATGCCGCCCAATGGATCGTCGCTTCGCCGCGCCTCCGAAACCCCGCCGAGGCCCTGCTCCGACGTCGGCTCCTCAAGGCCCACGGCGAATGGCTCGGCCTCGCCGACGTGGGGTAG
- the polX gene encoding DNA polymerase/3'-5' exonuclease PolX has protein sequence MSKNAELASVLESIARMLDVLGEDSFKSIAHTRAARAIEALPTDICTMSKEEILALEGIGKKLADKIVEFCTTGDIKEYEELRAKVPAGVLALMEVPGIGPKTASVMWKQGHIEDIPALERAIADGSLQTLPRMGAKTVEKIAQSLAFVKTSGKRLSLGPAWAIAQVFLERLRESPDVTRAEAAGSLRRGKESIGDIDILVALKKGHEKHAERVMHLFTSTPGVTQTLASGESKASVRYKTTDNTGRWKIDNDGDGAVQIDLRVLPLSSWGSGLMYFTGSKEHNIRLRGRALDLGLTLNDWGLFPIDEEKTAPHLRGVTPVAGATEEEIYAKLNLPWIPPEMREDRGECDLASIPNLIVLADIQAELHAHTTASDGLLSLDELAELALKRGFHTLAVTDHSRSSVQANGLSIERLLAQVETINSAKSKWKKKGLALLTGSEVDILADGTLDFDDKVLKQLDVVVASPHAALSQDPETCTKRLVRAVSHPLVHILGHPTGRLVGKRKGLEPDMTKLISAAKTHHTALEINAHWMRLDLRDAHVRLAVEAGCTIAIDCDVHAAEDYDNLRFGVMTARRGWCPKALCLNTWPQKKLHDWLSAKR, from the coding sequence ATGTCCAAGAACGCGGAACTCGCGAGCGTCCTCGAGTCCATCGCCCGGATGCTCGATGTCCTCGGCGAGGACTCCTTCAAGTCCATCGCCCACACCCGCGCCGCCCGCGCGATCGAGGCCCTCCCCACCGACATCTGCACCATGTCCAAAGAGGAGATCCTCGCCCTCGAGGGGATCGGCAAGAAACTCGCCGACAAGATCGTCGAGTTCTGCACCACCGGCGACATCAAGGAGTACGAGGAACTCCGCGCCAAAGTCCCCGCCGGCGTCCTCGCCCTGATGGAAGTCCCCGGCATCGGCCCCAAGACCGCGAGCGTCATGTGGAAGCAGGGGCACATCGAGGACATCCCCGCCCTCGAGCGCGCCATCGCCGACGGAAGCCTCCAGACACTCCCGCGCATGGGCGCCAAGACCGTCGAGAAGATCGCCCAGTCCCTCGCCTTCGTTAAGACATCGGGCAAACGCCTCTCCCTCGGCCCCGCGTGGGCCATCGCGCAGGTCTTCCTCGAACGCCTGCGCGAATCTCCCGACGTCACCAGAGCCGAGGCCGCGGGCTCGCTCCGCCGCGGCAAGGAGTCCATCGGCGACATCGACATCCTCGTCGCCCTGAAGAAGGGCCACGAGAAACACGCCGAGCGTGTGATGCATCTCTTCACCTCAACGCCCGGCGTCACCCAGACCCTCGCCTCGGGCGAGAGCAAGGCCTCCGTCCGCTACAAGACCACCGACAACACCGGCCGATGGAAGATCGACAACGACGGCGACGGCGCCGTCCAGATCGACCTGCGCGTCCTCCCCCTCTCCTCCTGGGGCAGCGGCCTCATGTACTTCACCGGGAGCAAGGAACACAACATCCGCCTGCGCGGGCGGGCCCTCGATCTCGGCCTCACCCTCAACGACTGGGGCCTCTTCCCCATCGACGAGGAGAAGACCGCCCCCCACCTCCGCGGCGTCACGCCTGTCGCCGGCGCCACCGAGGAGGAGATCTACGCGAAACTCAACCTCCCCTGGATCCCCCCCGAGATGCGCGAGGATCGCGGCGAGTGCGACCTCGCGTCCATCCCGAACCTCATCGTACTCGCCGACATCCAGGCCGAACTCCACGCCCACACCACCGCGAGCGATGGCCTCCTCTCCCTCGACGAACTCGCCGAACTCGCCCTGAAACGCGGCTTCCACACCCTCGCCGTCACCGACCACTCCAGGAGTTCCGTCCAGGCCAATGGCCTCTCTATCGAGCGCCTCCTCGCCCAGGTCGAGACCATCAACAGCGCCAAATCCAAATGGAAGAAGAAGGGCCTCGCCCTCCTGACCGGCAGCGAGGTGGACATCCTCGCCGACGGCACGCTCGACTTTGACGACAAGGTCTTGAAGCAACTCGACGTCGTCGTCGCCTCGCCCCACGCCGCCCTCTCGCAGGACCCCGAGACCTGCACCAAGCGCCTCGTGAGGGCCGTCTCGCACCCGCTGGTCCACATCCTCGGCCACCCCACAGGCCGCCTCGTCGGCAAGCGCAAGGGCCTCGAGCCTGACATGACCAAACTCATATCGGCCGCGAAGACGCACCACACCGCCCTGGAGATCAACGCCCACTGGATGCGTCTCGACCTCCGCGACGCCCACGTCCGCCTCGCCGTCGAGGCTGGGTGCACGATCGCGATCGATTGCGACGTCCACGCCGCCGAGGACTACGACAACCTCCGCTTCGGCGTCATGACCGCCCGCCGCGGCTGGTGCCCCAAGGCGCTGTGCCTCAACACCTGGCCCCAGAAGAAACTCCACGACTGGCTCAGCGCGAAGCGCTGA
- a CDS encoding DNA adenine methylase — protein MIKYIGSKRTLIPVILEAVRRAADAHSVIDLFSGTSRVGHALKAAGYRVLSNDHNSYAATLARCYVQADAEDVLVDAKKLVREFNAMKGEPGYFTETFCVQSRFFQPKNGARIDAIREAIAAKGLEPELEAVMLVSLMEAADRVDSTTGLQMAYLKTWAPRAHNDLDLRVPEVLPRAKHGKGQATCLDALEAVKLLEADVAYIDPPYNQHSYLGNYHAWESLVRWDKPEVYGIACKRVDVRQRQSIFNSRPRFAGVMRQLLATVRAQVLVVSFNNEGYLAREEMESMLASLWNGEGKVTTIENDFKRYVGAQIGIYNPQGQKVGKVSHKTNKEYVYVVSRECLAERLAPLRAAPVEQMGLFA, from the coding sequence GTGATCAAGTACATCGGTTCCAAGCGCACGCTGATCCCCGTCATCCTCGAAGCCGTGCGGCGTGCTGCGGATGCCCATTCTGTCATCGATCTCTTCTCGGGCACGTCCCGAGTCGGACACGCGCTCAAAGCCGCAGGCTACCGCGTCCTCTCGAACGACCATAACTCGTATGCCGCAACGCTCGCCCGCTGCTACGTGCAGGCCGACGCGGAGGACGTGCTCGTTGACGCGAAGAAACTCGTCCGCGAGTTCAACGCGATGAAGGGCGAGCCGGGATACTTCACCGAGACCTTCTGCGTCCAGTCCCGATTCTTCCAGCCCAAGAACGGGGCCCGCATCGACGCCATTCGCGAGGCTATCGCGGCCAAGGGCTTGGAGCCGGAACTCGAAGCGGTGATGCTCGTGTCGCTCATGGAGGCGGCGGATCGGGTGGATTCGACCACCGGCTTGCAGATGGCGTATCTGAAAACGTGGGCGCCGCGTGCCCACAACGACCTGGACTTGCGTGTTCCCGAGGTGCTGCCACGCGCCAAGCACGGCAAGGGTCAAGCCACCTGCCTCGATGCGCTCGAAGCCGTGAAACTCCTTGAGGCCGACGTCGCGTACATCGACCCGCCGTACAACCAACACTCCTACCTGGGCAACTACCACGCCTGGGAGTCTCTGGTGCGCTGGGACAAGCCCGAGGTCTACGGCATCGCCTGCAAGCGCGTCGATGTCCGTCAGCGTCAGAGCATCTTCAACTCCCGCCCGAGGTTCGCGGGAGTCATGCGGCAGTTGCTTGCCACCGTCCGCGCCCAGGTGCTGGTCGTCTCCTTCAACAACGAGGGATACCTGGCGCGCGAGGAGATGGAGTCGATGCTCGCCTCACTCTGGAACGGCGAGGGCAAGGTCACGACCATCGAGAACGACTTCAAGCGGTACGTCGGTGCCCAGATCGGCATCTACAACCCGCAAGGACAGAAGGTCGGCAAGGTGAGCCACAAGACGAACAAGGAGTACGTCTACGTCGTCTCCCGCGAGTGCCTGGCCGAACGCCTCGCGCCGCTTCGGGCTGCGCCCGTCGAACAAATGGGCTTGTTCGCCTGA
- a CDS encoding lecithin retinol acyltransferase family protein: MAYGDHLFIKYIWGEHHGIDLGDGTVIEYGGKGEARMSVRRVWRDDFLARGPSFIRQYTPGAALPPHDTVRLAITRLAEQDYDLFNNNCEHLAYWCKTGHHCSPQANTLKSAVKVGAVIGLIALMASAAG, encoded by the coding sequence ATGGCCTACGGTGATCATCTCTTCATCAAGTACATCTGGGGCGAGCACCACGGCATCGACCTCGGCGACGGCACCGTCATCGAGTACGGCGGCAAGGGTGAAGCCCGCATGTCCGTGCGGCGGGTCTGGCGCGACGACTTCCTCGCGCGTGGGCCGTCATTTATCAGGCAATACACACCCGGAGCCGCGCTGCCACCGCACGATACCGTGCGGCTCGCGATTACCCGTCTCGCCGAGCAAGACTACGACCTATTCAACAACAACTGCGAGCACTTGGCGTACTGGTGCAAGACTGGGCACCACTGCAGCCCGCAGGCCAACACGCTGAAAAGTGCGGTGAAGGTCGGCGCAGTAATCGGGCTCATCGCGCTGATGGCGAGCGCGGCGGGGTAA
- a CDS encoding DinB family protein, producing the protein MGTEDVSLEFRGPQPCVFDPGAMVERMSRFPLVVRSCVEGSSRADLRRRSPRGAWSVGEILCHLVDEEVEDFGPRLRSTLEDPTRPWPRTDPEGLAIERKYAEQDPLLALARFEQAREGSIAWLREVLATTPPDDPRWRHAYHHPSGRVIRAGDLLTSWGAHDMLHLRQIAKRMFEWSWRDGGSGEGGGAAGEGGGGAGEGGGAAGKGGFSAEYAGPWGA; encoded by the coding sequence ATGGGCACAGAGGACGTTTCGTTGGAGTTTCGCGGGCCACAGCCGTGCGTCTTTGATCCGGGCGCGATGGTGGAACGGATGTCGCGGTTCCCGCTGGTGGTGCGGTCGTGCGTGGAGGGATCGTCTCGAGCGGATCTTCGGCGGCGGTCGCCCCGGGGCGCGTGGTCGGTGGGGGAGATCCTCTGCCACCTGGTCGATGAGGAGGTGGAGGACTTCGGCCCGCGCCTGCGCTCGACGCTGGAGGACCCGACGCGCCCCTGGCCCCGGACCGACCCGGAGGGGCTGGCGATCGAGCGGAAGTACGCCGAGCAGGATCCACTCCTGGCGCTCGCGCGCTTCGAGCAGGCACGGGAGGGGTCGATCGCGTGGCTGCGCGAGGTTCTTGCAACGACGCCGCCGGACGACCCACGCTGGCGGCACGCGTACCACCACCCCAGCGGGCGCGTGATCCGCGCGGGGGACCTGCTCACGTCGTGGGGCGCCCACGACATGCTGCACCTGCGGCAGATCGCCAAGCGGATGTTCGAGTGGTCGTGGCGCGATGGGGGGAGCGGGGAGGGGGGCGGCGCCGCTGGGGAGGGGGGCGGCGGAGCCGGGGAGGGGGGCGGCGCTGCCGGGAAGGGGGGGTTTTCGGCGGAGTACGCCGGGCCGTGGGGGGCGTGA
- a CDS encoding DUF1905 domain-containing protein, with amino-acid sequence MGKAKADSKDTPAKAGAAGAPKPASRTFTTTIIKDDDTSMCAIEVPFDPKEVFGKVRAPVRVSIKGHEYRSTISSMGGCWWVPLRTSNREAAGVKAGDTVRVMLASDESPRVVTTPRDLSVALKAAGAGAAWQAMSYTHQREHVEAIVEAKKEETRARRVEKAVDMVLAWQAARGGGAGVLKTASAIASNRATR; translated from the coding sequence ATGGGCAAGGCCAAGGCTGATTCGAAGGACACTCCCGCGAAGGCGGGCGCGGCCGGCGCTCCCAAGCCCGCATCGCGCACTTTCACCACCACGATCATCAAGGACGACGACACGAGCATGTGCGCTATCGAGGTGCCGTTCGATCCCAAGGAGGTCTTCGGCAAGGTCCGGGCTCCGGTGCGCGTCTCCATCAAGGGGCACGAGTACCGCAGCACGATCTCGTCGATGGGCGGGTGCTGGTGGGTGCCGCTTCGCACGTCGAATCGCGAGGCCGCGGGCGTGAAGGCGGGGGACACCGTCCGCGTGATGCTGGCCTCCGATGAGTCTCCGCGCGTGGTGACAACGCCGCGGGATCTCTCGGTCGCGCTCAAGGCCGCGGGGGCCGGCGCCGCGTGGCAGGCGATGAGTTACACGCACCAAAGAGAGCACGTCGAGGCGATCGTGGAGGCGAAGAAGGAAGAGACCCGGGCGCGGCGTGTCGAGAAGGCCGTGGACATGGTGCTCGCGTGGCAAGCCGCGCGAGGCGGCGGCGCGGGCGTGCTGAAGACGGCGTCGGCGATCGCGTCGAACCGGGCGACGCGTTAG